In Cryptomeria japonica chromosome 1, Sugi_1.0, whole genome shotgun sequence, the sequence accataagatcatcataggcttgcttagactgagtgagccattgagtaagttccctcaaggtgtattctcccatatctctttccaagtggttaaacttatagaaaggtaggctctgataccaattcatgaatactaagagggggggtgaattagtatgccaaaaaactctgtacacttaaacacttaaacagtttgaagatgaactggtaaaacagtttgacagacagaccagttatcacacatacaaaccaaaatgcaaataaagcattcacccacaaaagcaatacaaccataacacaatatatttgacatggaaacccaagtgggaaaaaccacggtgagatggaactcacaagtcactatctgcaaaataggaaccagaccaattaaggtcaaaccggttaaggtcttacaatgttcttcaccagaacagatcctgttaggaatctcaatctttgttaggatataagttcgattaaagactaccttgttagaggattttagattcacagaagtgaaccaccttgttagaggattttacaaaaggattttggccCTAcatggttaagggctacaaacttgtcaaagatgtaagtaatcaacaagtatttgatctatctaatagcacaaactgcttggttagatccagtatagcttactgctaatgcattccagcattacttcagtcttctctctttctttctcagtTATAACTCGATCTTCTCATATAAGATCGCTCTTGCAACAACTCAAcaacaccttaaaccctagcacaacataaaccctttcaacaacaacctaaaaccccaaacatgatgtccttttaaaggaatttgatttcatgtcggtccaataggattacattacaatttcctaggttcaatgaatctagacatactcagtaacacgatacaaaaagcaccgtcagtgtgtcggcactgtcaaacaatcggtggattggtaactcatcacagagtattaccggttcatacaaaataccggttgccagtttgacaaaaatgaagactggtaagaatgtgttatgccactttgctccctcataccgcttgagatctatgaaccgcttggggttggcatgccgcttcagatcggaaaacacattttgcaaaatcaccaatagtctaaagactagaatacaacataccggttggaacaaatatcagtttagctctagctcatacatataaaggggatctcaatacaagtgtgtgtctatcaatgacaatcacaacataaacatcaaaaatgccaacaatctccccctttggcattgatggcaacacttaggaaaataaaattttgacatctaactgttttacaacaaaatcatgccattagaaaaattgctccccctaagcatatatactatcccttaatcaatacaatatatagcaattttgcatacagagcaatTTTTCATTATCCCTTAATCAAACTCCatcaagttgtcttcatcatccacatctatCCTACTACCACCATGACTTGATCTACAATCATAATCATGACATACATCTTTTCCTTTTGTCACAGGTGTACCGGTTACAGATGCCTTAAAAGTTGATTCAGATGACTTAgacacactattatcaaaactattcaattcaaatgcaGTCAGTTTACCAATAAGTGAATCAACAACGACCTTATCATTACTAACTGGCCTTAACTCTTGAATAGCCAAAACtttgattgcataggcaggtaaaagagttctaagcatcttactttaCAATGTCATCTTCAatatttcctccaacacttttaataccaTCAACAATGATCCTTTGTTCATAATGAGCTATCTTTTTaccttctaccattctcatatcatcaaatttacctctaagactctcttccttagctttttgaacacgtttgtcaccaccatagattagttctaagttctcccaaacttcaaatgtagtttctaatccatgtacatcaatgtattcagtaTTAGATAGtgcacttacaatagcttctagtgcttgattgttttcttgcttCTCCTTAAGCTGATCTAGAATTAGAGGACTGGTAGGAGGTACATATTTAGCAGTAACATGTTTCCAAAACTaagaacccatacctttgatatatatcttcattctatcttttcatattgtgtagttgtccttagtgaattttgGAGCCTCCTTCTTCATCACTTTCTTccggatattttcctcaagctgttaaacttcctgcacatagaggacctaatgctctaataccaattattatttagaggatccaattaatattaacaaggtggggggggggggtgaatcagtattaataacAAATTGAAATCTTAAACCAAACTAATTAatacttcaccaaaacagatcataACTAGTATCGGTAGCtactgaaatcaatctactaataagatttatcaaactgctcattaaagtgttccatatcatgcatgcaatagaaagatatcaacttaacaaaaacacaaatcaatcaccatatgaacaccaggattttcacgtggaaacccacatgggaaaaactatggtgggaattggtacccacaagataatgcactctttcaaaatgcacccaataggagcctagcccggttaggagttTACAATGATTCctggttaggagaagaccctgttaggagtcacccgatcaagggatttacaatatgcgctctgttaggagctttgccCAATTAAAAGCAACCTCataggaggatttaaactcaagttgttgagctacctggttaagggatttatacaatcaggcctgttaggacctacctggttaaagAATTTTaaacctgttgcaactgttaggaaacaatagatgaaatgatctggaaataacactttctccttgcttgttcaaatccacttcagctccaatctgcttcactcTTTTAGACACACACCTTTGGTTTGGCTACACATTATTTTCTCAGATTATCGATACAATAAACCTCATCAAaactgacctaaatacactttacatctttgtcggctactaaaccctagatacatcaagattcaaATGAATTTGAATCATATATCATCACAAATCATCATACTTATTATTACAAAAAATATCAAGACAATTACAACTGTTGAATAATCATAACACGACACTGCACATCAATCTGATAAGTAGTCAAAaccttaaaacattcttctatgctCTTCACTATAaatcccaagaaattccatccttaATCATGCCAAAACATCATTTCAATTTCTCACATAGGTTGTGACATGTCACCATCAAGTTAGGTATATAATGAAATTCATCGCCAATCCATAAAGCATCATTGGTTAAGAGATCTTTttaccggttctaaaaccctactGAAAATATAACAGTAAATCACAAGCATGACTTCCGGTTATTAAGACATGATGCAGTTCtggtcatagactcattacaatgatataaacacatgtttcaaactgcaacacctaattcctcatcaatcttcaaAACCAATTGCTTAAGTATAACATTTTTTCAtgtttactggttaaagtcctatttgctagtTTGTCTGTCAGTTACATAGTTCATCTCACCAACTTAATCCATTATCGGTTAGGATACACCAATAAACCTAGATGATAAAGTAATCAAGAATAAACAATtgccatagttgccatcaatgacaacacaaataattgatcaccaAGTCACCAACCAATATATCAATCTATACTGGTCATACATTATCATGCCATCATATCCTTATAATATCAACTATATCCTCACCAACAGTCCTTATACCAGTATGTAAATATCATCTTCAgctatgccaatcatgccaacactggaatcatcatgcatgaagaagAGCATTGATCTCATCGCAGAAACACTTCAATAGAATAATCTTGGTAATCTAATTCCCAAAAGTGCCAAGAAGAAGTAGgaagaaaaagatcctaaaaacaAGAGATAATGTACACACATTAATTGATATTAATTCTCCTCCAAATGCATGGATCATTGACTCCAGAGATTAAAACAACAGGGAAGCCACAAAAGATGATCTCTCCTCTTTAAAACCATATGTTGGTCCTTATTTTCTCATGGGATATGACACTCCAGTAGAGGCAACCAAAATAGGGAGAGTAGAGCTCTTAGAATTGAAAGTTTTGAGAATATCTTGCACATTCCAAAGGTTTCTTTATTCTTCTCCCTATCTATCAAATGACATATATTGGCATTGGAAGGAGAGTTGAATTCACCCTAGATTTAGTGAGCATATTTGACATGCAAGACAACTCTAAGATTGTTGACATTAGTGAGGTGAATCATCAATCTCATCTGTATACCTTTTCTGACTTTGTTGCTAAATAAGATTCCACTTTACTGCTAACACATGCAAATGATGAAAGTAAAATTTGGCATAAAATATTTGGTCATTTAAACTTTACATACACGCAACAACTTAGCAAACAAGGGATGGTGATAGCATTTCCTGCCATAGAATTTTTTATGGAACTTGTGAAGGTTGTGCTCCTGGCAAGCATCCACAAGAAAAGTTTCCAAAAAGGAATGCATGCACAGATTCTTCTCCTTTAGAGCTTTTTCACAGTGATCTAATGGGTCCATTTCCTGAACCTTCCATGAGAAAAGCCAAATATGTCTcaacattcattgatgattacaTGCAATACACATGGGTATATTTCCTCAAGTTCAAGTCTAATGTGTTTGAGAatctcaagattttcaaagcccATGTAAAGAAGCAATCTAGAAAAATGATCAAGATCCTccacacagataatgggggggagcaTGTCAACAATTCAATGTCCAACATCCTTGTGATGAAGATAGAATACAGTTGCAAAACACAAttccttacactccacaacaaaatgaggtAGCTGAGAGGATGAACTAATATTTGAAAGAGATGGCTAGTTGCATGTTGCATGCTAGGCCCCTTCCCTCCAAATTGTGGGATAAAGCAATCAACTATGCTTCATACATACAAAATAGGTCTCCTCACAAATCTGTCATCAAAAAAACACCTTTTGAAGAATGGAGTGGTATACAACTAGAAGTCTCACATTTCCACATTTTTGGATCATGTGCATGGGCTCACATTTCTACAAACAAGATGAAGGATTTGGAGCCTCAAAGCAAAGAATGCATCTTCATTGGATATCCAAATGAAGTAAAGGGATACAAATCACTATATCTTTCAATAGAAACTctcttcattgagaggagtgtcaACTTTGATGAAAGTCCCATGCATGCATATGAGGAGAAACATGTCACCACGTTTGTGCTACCTCCTCTTATAGATCTCAAAGATGATGGATCTAGTCATTCTAATATAATTTTTGATACATTTAACTATGATTATGATGAACAAGAGAATGCATGTGCAAATTCATATCCAATCATTGATTTGGATTCTAGTGATGATTCAGTATCCCTtgtgaaaaataaaagaacatgAAGCTTAGCTGATATATATATTGTCCCTCATGCACCCTCAACTACGAAGCCCATCATGCCAATGTATGCCTATGTGGTTCAAGCATCTAACCCCAAACTTATGCAAAAGTTAGGGAATACTCTTTGGGAAGTAACCATGGATGAGGAATAGAACTTCCTTATTGCAAAGCAAACTTGGGACCTAGTTCCACTTTTTTTTTTTATCACAAGCTTGTCAGGTGTAAGTGGGTCTAGAAGATGAATAAATTAGCAGATGGACAAGTAAGAAAATACAAAGAAATATTGGTAGCCAAAGGATTTTAGGAGGTTCATgtggcattgactatgaggagactttttcttcagTGTCCATTTGGTTGGCTCTTGCCATTGCAGTAGCAAGAGGGTGGGAGGTACATCACATGGATATGAAGAattcatttcttcatggtgatctcaaagaggaaatctacatggattaGCCACCAGGGTATGTACAAAATTTCTCATTAGTATGCAAACTCAATCCAAGTATGGAAGAGATCTCTTGGTTTGGTTTCACATGACCAACCGTAAGCTTGCAACCACACCTTTCCTATTTGGGGTGAAGCTTGAGAATGGAAAGGATACACCATTTGTTGATTGCACACACTACTATTAGCTCATGGGGAGTCTTCTTTATATCACTCACTATTGTCCAAATCTCTCATATTTAGTGGGGGTTATCTCCAGATACATGCAAGAGCCACATGAGCTACATTGGAAAGTTGCAAAGTGTATCCTTTGATATGTTTGGGGAACCATTAGCTACGAAATTCATTCTTCAACATGATATACTTTGGATCTCATTGTCTACACTGATTCTAATTGGGCTGGTGATAACATTAATCgcaaatccacttcagggtatGTTCTTAGTCTAGAATCTGACCCCATTTGTTGGTCAAGAaaaaaagaattttccattgaTTTATCATTTGTAGAGGTTGAATATAGAGCTAAAGCCAATGTTACCATTCAGGCTATTTGGTTGTAGAAATTCATGTTACTGATCTCGGTATAGGTTTTCATCGTCCAGCTATTATTTGGTGTGATAATAAGTGTACACTAAATTTTTGCAAAGATCATGTACTATGACAATTGACCATACATGGCATAaataatatcaatttaattaaaataaataaataaataaaaataatataattaaatataaaaataaaaaagaatataatataaataaaatatatttaaaaactaaaaaaaatataaactTAATTATATAATTTAGGTTCATATCAACTTAATTATATACAAAATATATGAGAAATATTAACTTAATCATAtcatttaattatataaattaatttaatatcaaCTTAATATATAAACTACTATAAATAATatagaattaaaaaatatttacttttactaaaaagataataaaagatatCATTATCCATTGTATATATAATACCCATTTTACATTATAGGTAAAATAAAGTGAAAATGACTTACTTTTTTTTAGAGTATTTATTTGCACCACCTTGCACTATATTCTGGGTAAATTTATTCGCACTATTTGCACTATTCGCAGTTGCTGGTAAATTTATTTGAAGTATTCGCACTATTCGCACTCactggagataattttttttggtatttattCACAGTAATCTGTTTTTAATTCTACACATTCATCGGTATTTATATTAGTTTGAAACGTTATGATTATTTAGTTGTCGGTTCAAAaagatataatatttattaaatattacttGTCGGCTTTCAATTTATAAAAGTTAACAAATTTTTTTTAACACGGTCATGCCATTCCACTCCACCCCGTGCTGCCACTATAGGTTACGCCTCTCAGCGTAAGTAGCCTAGATAtcttaatacatctatctaaaatacgctgagagatatcagtctcgaggcgcctattttaaATTGTTGTTGAGAATAGTTAGGTGCCTCGAGACTGATATCTCTCGTcgtattttagatagatgtattaagaTATCTAGGCTAGTAGCATCTGCAACGCGACATGTAAAGTATTAATTTATCACCTTTTGTTTTAAATAAAGCATTTTTATCCTTTACAAATCATGATGCCTATCATATTCAATGGAGTGTACAATAGGAATTCATATTGAATGCAACATTTCATCTTTAAAAACACAAATttaatcccaattttaataaaAGAGTTCAATTCAACAATGTATACATTACATAAAAATATTATGTTTCCAAAGATTTGAGTCTTTCTTCCTCTGCTTTCCTTTTGGCAAGTTGCTTTCCTGCTTCATTTTTTCATAACGATCATATGAAAATGGTGGTGAGATTCTAATTCCATCCAAGGCCTTAACATGTGATATAGCAACAAATGTTCATCCTGCCCTTTCTCTTGGTCCTATGTCAATTGTTGCCTTTGAAAGAGTCAATCCTTGTGATTGCCCAAGCCAATCATAGTGGCAATTGAAGTGTATGGCCCCTTTGTATTGGTGAAATAGGAATCAAATTAGGAGATGCATCTTCAAAAGGAAGTccaaaataattgtcaaattcaaccaTAACATATGTTGGTGGATCTGGTGGGGCACATCCAGGTTTGTATATGATATTTCGGATGTATCCTAAAGCTCCATTCACAAGACCCGCTTCTATCCATAAATTAGATGTTAACATGACCCTTGCATCCTTAGAAATTAATAATTCAACATCTAACTCATCATTTTGACCTCCTACTGGATTAGTACTACCTTCTTTACTTGCAATGCTTCGGGCTATTGGTCTTCTTAATGCATATAACTTTTTTCTATTATGGTTATGCACATTGTCATTTGTTGCAAATAGATGAATATTATTATCAAACTCCTCCTTAATTGTTGGATGTAATGAAGCATCTATTCTTGTCATCAATAATTTCCAATCATCTATAGTTGGATGTGCATCTCTAATATTTGTGAGTAATTGGCGAAACCTTTGTTGGTCTTCAGTTTCTCCATCTTGTCTAAACACCTTATCCAAAGTAACAACTATCTTAAACTCTTGCCATAATAATTTTGCATGCACATTACTATCATAAGGTGGTTTGTCACTAACAGGAGGTAGTTGTCCCAAATCTCCTACCAAAATGATTGATCTTCCACCAAAACTCATGTTTGATTTTTTAGGAAAAGCTTGACGTAGTCTTGAATCAATATTTTGTAACAAATTTTGTCCAATAaaactcatttcatcaatcaatatatatttaatatgttgAATTTCTTCTTGGAGACTTGTGAGTATTGTGCCTTCTAATTCAATAAAATCTGCAATAGGTATTCGTAGAGTTGAATGAATTGTTGATGCACCAATGTTAAATGCTGCAACTCTAGTCGGTGCTAGTAATAATAAGGGAGAACGTTGTGATCCTGATCCATCATTAAGAGTTTGACGAATTGCATGAATCAGATATGATTTACCTGTTCTAGCTGTTCCTTGAATTATCATGTATAGTGGCATGGCATTGTTATCTTGATTATAATGTGACATAATAATATCAAGTGCTTTTTTTGCTTAGCACCTAAGGTTCCATACGATATACTTGACATCATATCATCAGGTATTAATAAGCCATTCTCTTTCATAGTGTTGATAAAATTTATTGCTTTATTTGTGTAATCATCTCCTTCATATTCTGCACTCCATGGATTTTGTTTATCAATATCTCTTCTTCCCAACAATTGAGCAACTCTTCATAGTCACGTGCCAAGTCAATCTGGTTTAGTTGTTGTGTATTTCGAAGGCATGGATGTTGTGTAAAATTTTGTAAGACCTATCATTGATGATATAACATATTTTATTAAAGAAAATATAAATCTTTAAGAATAATATATTTTGAAATGAATATATACAATTGAGAATTAACATCATACTTGTATGTTTCGTTGATGTGGATCCCCTCGTGGATTCCATGCATGGATAATAGAATCAAAGTATTTTTTAGCATGTTTTACTTCatcatgatttttccaatcaagatTATCTATGTTAGGTGCTCCCTCTAACCATATGAATCCATGCACATGTGGTGATCCtctatgttgccattcatatcttgACCAATAATCTTTTGCCTTCATTCCCTTTTATAGTATTTCCTTTCTAAACATTGTATAGCATAGGTGCATGTAATATGCCACAATATGTGGGTAGTCAATAATACTTTGACACCTCCATTTTTGTGCTTCTTGTGGATTAGTTGGCTATGTCCTTGGCATTAATGCATGCAAATCTGGCCAGTACATATCTACTGCACTCAAAGTAAAGAAAATTGTTGGTGTACCAATTTGATGCAAGAGGTCAAATAATTCAGCTCGACATTTTGCCCAATAAGACCTTGTACCCCTTAGTGTTGTGCCAAAATGCATCAAACGATCAGCTAGATGTGAGTGTGGGATATTTTCCATATGTTCTCGTAACTCATTCATTGTGATTAGCATCTCTTGCAAGCTCTTTTTGACAAACACTGCAGATGAGTTTTGTGCACGATGTCGCATAATCATATTCATCATATAATATCTAAATCTTGGGTGTCGGCCAAAACGATGATCTCTATATCAAAGTAAATGCTTAACAAACTCATGTAGATGGACTCTCCTTATTCGTGGTTCTATCCAATCACATTGTCCATCTGGGAATAGTGTTGGAAAAGCCATATCAAGTAATCCTTCAGTGACATACTCATTTATTAGAGATGCTCCAATTCCTGGCCAATCAATTAGTGATCCAGGATCTACATTAGGATTATTTACCCATGCATGAATTAGTTCCATTTCTCTTCGAGCATTTGGAGGTTTAGAGGCCATTGATGTAGTGTGATTAATAATGTTTTCTTCATCCATCTCTAATATTGGACCCGCAAATACATATTCATTTGTGTCTGAATCAAACTCCATATGAACAGAATTCAATTGATCAAAAATGTTCTCATCTGAATTGCATGTAAGGTCATTAAGTGCATTTTCATCAATTTGAACATCTCTATAGAACTTAtcatgttttattttatatttaagtgCTCTATACACCCTCTCTTTATTAACTGTAAAATTATAATTTGTTCCACGTTGATCTTTTTTTTGAACAATGATGATTGGCAAATCTTTTATCTGATGTGGTAAAATTTTAGCTATTTCTCTCACTTCTTGTGGAAAACTTATGGTATGTCTTTTATATTTGTATTGACCCCCAGTTGCATGTGTTACTTGAAGAATTGGGTTGACACGTGCTATCAACATTTCTTCTATTTGTGTTAAATTT encodes:
- the LOC131858477 gene encoding uncharacterized protein LOC131858477, with product MIIQGTARTGKSYLIHAIRQTLNDGSGSQRSPLLLLAPTRVAAFNIGASTIHSTLRIPIADFIELEGTILTSLQEEIQHIKYILIDEMSFIGQNLLQNIDSRLRQAFPKKSNMSFGGRSIILVGDLGQLPPVSDKPPYDSNVHAKLLWQEFKIVVTLDKVFRQDGETEDQQRFRQLLTNIRDAHPTIDDWKLLMTRIDASLHPTIKEEFDNNIHLFATNDNVHNHNRKKLYALRRPIARSIASKEGSTNPVGGQNDELDVELLISKDARVMLTSNLWIEAGLVNGALGYIRNIIYKPGCAPPDPPTYVMVEFDNYFGLPFEDASPNLIPISPIQRGHTLQLPL